The following proteins are encoded in a genomic region of Limosilactobacillus reuteri subsp. reuteri:
- the sufD gene encoding Fe-S cluster assembly protein SufD — protein sequence MTELNSAKEQIIAASKANNEPQQLINRRLSARELMEKLRLPRMQRFDFRTWPLIAERPLKWVESDADLVEKPVTDDEVIKVTQFGQTLLHVNLPQKLQDQGVILTDIFTAAREYPELFNKYFMTAINPEENLLTAYHLAYLNAGLFLYIPKNIEIEKPIEAEIIQDSTQDEPLISHILVIADRGSRIKFIQHLTTVGDHENAANMMIELMAQENSEIDFSSLDEFGPHTHTYFKRRADIGKDAHVEWAVGLMNDGATVGDMDSELLGDGGYANSKMIAVTTRDQEVGVNNRVTNHGKHTTGLINQRGVILEKSELIFNGIGQIIHGAHGAKADQQNRVLIMSDQARGDANPILLIDENDVEAGHAASVGPVDQQQMYYLMSRGIPRAQAERMVIRGFLGAVLSAIPAADVRNKLITILERKLADGQQYK from the coding sequence ATGACAGAATTAAACTCAGCAAAAGAACAAATAATTGCTGCTAGTAAGGCAAATAATGAACCCCAGCAATTGATTAATCGCCGGCTTAGTGCTCGGGAGTTGATGGAAAAGCTCCGTTTGCCACGAATGCAACGGTTCGATTTTCGAACTTGGCCCCTTATTGCGGAGCGGCCATTGAAATGGGTTGAATCAGACGCCGACTTAGTTGAAAAACCAGTCACGGATGATGAAGTAATTAAGGTAACTCAGTTTGGGCAAACTTTGCTCCATGTTAACTTGCCACAAAAGCTTCAAGATCAGGGGGTTATTCTCACAGATATCTTTACTGCTGCGCGCGAATATCCTGAACTTTTCAATAAGTACTTCATGACTGCCATTAACCCCGAAGAAAACCTCTTAACTGCTTATCATCTTGCCTACCTTAATGCCGGTTTATTCCTCTATATTCCAAAAAACATTGAAATTGAAAAGCCAATTGAGGCTGAGATTATTCAGGACAGCACGCAAGATGAGCCCCTGATTTCGCATATTCTAGTAATTGCTGATCGTGGCAGCCGAATTAAGTTTATCCAACACCTTACAACGGTTGGTGACCATGAGAATGCCGCTAATATGATGATTGAATTAATGGCGCAGGAAAATAGTGAAATTGACTTTTCTTCCTTAGATGAATTTGGTCCTCATACCCATACTTACTTTAAGCGGCGTGCCGATATTGGCAAGGATGCGCACGTTGAATGGGCAGTCGGCTTGATGAACGATGGTGCCACAGTTGGTGACATGGATTCCGAATTGCTAGGTGATGGGGGTTATGCTAATTCAAAGATGATTGCCGTAACTACTCGTGACCAAGAAGTTGGCGTCAACAACCGCGTTACTAATCACGGCAAGCATACTACCGGATTGATAAATCAGCGAGGTGTTATTCTTGAAAAGTCTGAATTGATTTTTAATGGAATTGGGCAAATTATTCATGGTGCTCACGGGGCAAAGGCAGACCAACAAAACCGGGTATTGATTATGTCCGATCAAGCACGAGGGGATGCCAACCCAATTCTGTTAATTGACGAAAATGATGTTGAAGCAGGACATGCGGCTAGTGTTGGCCCGGTTGATCAACAACAAATGTATTACTTAATGAGTCGGGGGATTCCGCGCGCACAAGCAGAACGAATGGTTATTCGAGGATTCTTAGGAGCAGTCTTGAGTGCAATCCCAGCAGCGGACGTACGGAATAAGTTAATTACGATTCTTGAAAGGAAGCTCGCCGATGGACAACAATACAAATGA
- a CDS encoding SPFH domain-containing protein: MKEKAAFYVNGYLGLLGAIIIGLISLWLMFVGFTRNFLVILTIGIILFLIVILFSTSLTIIQPNEAKVLTFFGNYIGTIRDAGLFMTVPFTNKETVSLRVCNFNSQILKVNDSKGNPVEIAAVIVYKVVDTAKALFSVDDYEQFVQIQSESAVRHVASEYPYDSFEDQDAITLRGNPTEVSERLTAELQERLNVAGVKIIETRLTHLAYATEIASAMLQKQQSSAILSARKIIVEGAVSITEEAIERLSKEANLDLTDEQRLQIINNIMVAIISERGTQPVINTGTQG; this comes from the coding sequence ATGAAGGAAAAAGCAGCCTTTTACGTTAACGGCTATCTCGGGTTACTCGGGGCGATTATTATCGGTTTAATTAGTTTGTGGCTGATGTTTGTTGGTTTTACGCGTAATTTTCTGGTGATTCTGACAATTGGAATTATTTTATTCTTGATTGTGATTCTTTTTAGTACATCATTGACAATTATTCAGCCAAATGAAGCCAAAGTTTTAACTTTTTTTGGTAATTATATTGGAACCATTCGTGATGCAGGCTTATTTATGACGGTACCATTTACAAACAAGGAGACTGTTTCTCTGCGTGTTTGCAATTTTAATAGTCAGATTTTAAAGGTCAATGATTCAAAGGGTAATCCAGTCGAAATTGCGGCCGTTATTGTTTACAAAGTTGTCGATACCGCAAAAGCACTCTTTTCGGTTGATGATTATGAGCAATTTGTTCAAATTCAAAGTGAGTCTGCGGTTCGTCATGTTGCTAGTGAATATCCATATGATAGTTTTGAAGATCAAGATGCAATTACCCTTCGCGGGAATCCAACCGAAGTATCAGAACGTTTAACTGCTGAACTGCAAGAACGGTTAAATGTCGCGGGGGTCAAAATTATCGAAACACGGTTAACGCACTTAGCCTACGCAACTGAAATAGCGAGTGCCATGCTGCAAAAACAACAGTCATCGGCAATCCTATCAGCGCGCAAGATAATCGTTGAGGGTGCTGTTTCAATTACTGAAGAAGCGATTGAACGACTAAGCAAGGAAGCCAACCTTGATTTAACAGATGAGCAACGTTTGCAAATCATCAATAACATTATGGTAGCAATTATTAGTGAGCGGGGAACACAACCAGTAATAAATACAGGGACACAAGGATAA
- the sufB gene encoding Fe-S cluster assembly protein SufB: protein MSNDAASIINNNDQYEYGFHDNVEPEYSTGRGLTEETVREISAAKHEPKWMLDYRLKAYKIYKELPMPKFGPDLSELDLKNMLYYQKMTDKKFRDWDDVPEDLKRTFDRLGVPEAERKYLAGSSAQYESEVVYHNMKNEFEKLGIIFTDTDTALKEYPELFKKWFGKLVQPTDNKFAALNAAVWSGGSFIYVPKGVKTKTPIQSYFRLNAENSGQFERTLIIVDEGASVDYVEGCTAPNYSSDSLHAAVVEVNVCKDAYCRYTTIQNWSDNVYSLETKRAAAAENATMEWVDGNLGSKVTMKYPSVYLNGEGARGTMLSIAVASNGIHQDSGARMIHNAKNTSSSIVSKSIAKTGGSTDYRGTVRFGKHSDGSKAHVECDTIIMDDQSSSDTIPYNEIDNAHVAMEHEAKVSKISEEQLYYLMSRGISEAKATEMIIMGFVEPFTKQLPMEYAVELNRLISFEMEGSIG from the coding sequence ATGAGTAATGATGCAGCTAGCATTATAAATAATAATGACCAGTACGAATACGGCTTTCACGATAACGTTGAGCCGGAATACTCAACTGGGAGAGGGTTAACAGAAGAAACTGTCCGCGAAATTTCAGCTGCTAAGCATGAACCTAAATGGATGCTAGATTACCGGCTTAAAGCCTACAAGATTTATAAAGAATTGCCGATGCCAAAATTTGGGCCGGATTTATCAGAGTTAGACCTTAAGAACATGCTTTACTACCAAAAAATGACTGATAAAAAGTTTCGCGACTGGGATGATGTGCCCGAAGATTTAAAACGGACTTTTGATCGCTTAGGAGTTCCGGAAGCAGAGCGAAAATACCTTGCCGGTTCATCTGCTCAATATGAATCCGAAGTTGTTTATCACAATATGAAAAATGAGTTTGAAAAGCTGGGGATTATTTTTACTGATACGGATACGGCCTTAAAAGAATACCCGGAATTATTTAAAAAATGGTTTGGTAAATTAGTTCAACCAACTGATAATAAATTTGCGGCCCTAAATGCAGCAGTATGGTCGGGTGGTTCATTTATTTATGTACCAAAGGGCGTTAAGACAAAGACGCCAATTCAATCTTACTTCCGGCTTAATGCGGAAAATTCAGGACAATTTGAGCGGACCTTGATTATTGTTGATGAAGGGGCAAGTGTTGATTATGTTGAAGGATGTACTGCTCCTAATTACTCTTCTGATAGTCTCCATGCCGCGGTTGTTGAAGTTAACGTCTGCAAGGATGCTTACTGCCGCTACACAACTATTCAGAACTGGTCTGATAATGTTTATAGTCTAGAAACAAAACGGGCCGCAGCGGCAGAAAATGCAACCATGGAATGGGTTGATGGGAACCTTGGCTCAAAAGTCACGATGAAGTACCCAAGTGTCTACCTTAATGGTGAGGGTGCACGGGGAACCATGCTTTCCATCGCAGTTGCCAGCAACGGAATCCACCAAGATTCAGGGGCACGAATGATCCACAATGCTAAAAATACATCTAGTTCAATTGTTTCAAAATCGATTGCTAAGACAGGGGGCTCAACTGATTACCGCGGAACAGTCCGCTTTGGTAAGCACTCTGATGGCTCCAAAGCCCACGTTGAATGTGATACGATCATTATGGATGATCAATCATCCTCAGATACGATTCCATATAATGAAATTGACAATGCTCATGTCGCAATGGAACATGAAGCTAAAGTATCTAAGATTTCTGAAGAACAACTTTACTATCTCATGAGCAGGGGGATTTCAGAAGCAAAGGCAACTGAAATGATTATTATGGGCTTCGTGGAACCATTTACGAAGCAATTGCCAATGGAATATGCAGTTGAATTGAATCGTTTGATCAGTTTTGAGATGGAAGGTTCAATTGGTTAA
- the sufU gene encoding Fe-S cluster assembly sulfur transfer protein SufU, whose translation MGLSKLNGLYREVILDYADHPHNKGELATTTNAMTLHNPTCGDTINLQVEVEDNKIKNIAYTGDGCTISQASASMMTDAVKGKTTEEALAMAKTFSDMAIGKEHSEADLDQLGDARILTSIMEFPARIKCATLSWWALQRALLKDSEEEENNE comes from the coding sequence TTGGGACTATCTAAGTTAAATGGTTTATATCGTGAAGTGATTCTCGATTATGCCGATCATCCACATAATAAGGGAGAATTAGCAACTACTACGAATGCAATGACCCTTCATAATCCTACTTGTGGAGATACGATTAATCTTCAGGTCGAAGTAGAAGATAACAAGATCAAAAATATTGCCTATACTGGTGATGGTTGTACCATTAGTCAAGCATCAGCAAGTATGATGACCGATGCTGTTAAAGGAAAAACAACTGAAGAAGCCCTTGCGATGGCAAAGACTTTTTCTGATATGGCAATTGGCAAAGAACATTCAGAAGCTGACTTGGATCAACTAGGAGATGCCCGGATCCTTACCAGTATTATGGAATTCCCAGCTCGAATAAAATGTGCCACGCTTTCATGGTGGGCATTACAACGAGCACTGTTGAAGGATAGCGAGGAGGAAGAAAATAATGAGTAA
- a CDS encoding cytochrome b5 domain-containing protein, translated as MAEKTFTTTELAEFDGRNGHPAYVAVKGVVYDVSNVPQWKGGKHHGNLACRDLTSVMPRSIHLESVLEGIPVVGKLVD; from the coding sequence ATGGCAGAAAAAACATTTACAACAACCGAGCTCGCTGAGTTCGATGGTCGAAATGGACATCCCGCATACGTTGCCGTTAAAGGTGTTGTTTACGATGTCTCTAACGTTCCGCAATGGAAGGGTGGTAAACACCATGGAAACCTTGCTTGTCGTGACTTGACTTCAGTAATGCCTCGTTCTATCCATCTGGAATCAGTTCTTGAAGGTATCCCTGTTGTTGGCAAACTAGTTGACTAG
- a CDS encoding response regulator transcription factor: MYRVLVADNYPIIRMAVKNLVEQLDNFKVIAEEATGIDASLRAEQGDIDIIIMDLAMPPGENGLITIKRIHEHFPNTKIIIFSSRNEPQYINQAIYNGANSYILKSSSPKELVHALRHAINGEKYLDNNIMVTKKDLLVIKGGSPHFDLGNYVALSKREQEILPLIVLGYTNKEIATKMFISPKTVEAHKTKIMQKLNLASHAELLHYAVKHRLVDL; encoded by the coding sequence ATGTATAGAGTACTTGTGGCGGATAATTATCCAATCATTCGAATGGCAGTTAAAAATCTGGTTGAACAACTAGATAATTTTAAAGTAATTGCTGAAGAAGCAACCGGAATAGATGCCTCATTGCGGGCTGAACAAGGTGACATTGATATCATTATTATGGATTTAGCGATGCCACCTGGTGAAAATGGTCTGATCACAATCAAAAGAATTCATGAACATTTCCCTAACACCAAAATTATTATTTTTTCTTCTCGTAATGAACCTCAATACATCAATCAGGCAATTTATAATGGCGCAAATAGCTATATCCTTAAAAGCTCCTCTCCAAAAGAACTAGTTCATGCCCTAAGACACGCTATTAATGGTGAAAAATACTTAGACAATAATATTATGGTAACGAAGAAAGATTTATTAGTTATCAAAGGCGGTTCTCCGCACTTCGATTTAGGAAATTACGTTGCTCTTTCGAAACGTGAGCAAGAAATCTTACCGTTAATTGTTCTCGGATATACTAACAAAGAAATTGCTACTAAGATGTTTATATCCCCTAAAACTGTTGAAGCCCATAAGACAAAGATTATGCAAAAATTAAACCTTGCTTCACACGCAGAACTTCTCCACTATGCAGTTAAACATCGATTAGTGGACTTATAA
- a CDS encoding cysteine desulfurase, whose amino-acid sequence MDNNTNDYLADFPALNQRVNDERLAYLDNAATVQRPRQVIQALVNFYEQDNANVHRGVHTLAERATKDYEEARKKVQKFINAPSAKEIIFTKGCTDGLNLVAATYGEQNIQPGDEIVISIMEHHSNLIPWQQLAKKKGATLKYIELTPDGELDLADARKKITDKTKIVAVAHASNVLGTVTPLKELATIAHQHGAIIVGDGAQAVPHMPVDVQDLDVDFYAFSGHKMMSPMGIGVLYGKENLLRAMPPYQYGGEMINDVHRDESTWADIPFKFEAGTQNIAGAVGLGASIDYLNSIGMDRIVQKEQELVNYVLPKLIAIPDVEVYGPQSPAKHTGVIAFNIKGLHPHDVATALDMDGVAVRAGHHCAQPLMEDLGVTATARASFYFYNTKENADQLINAIKETKEFFNIGTI is encoded by the coding sequence ATGGACAACAATACAAATGATTATTTAGCCGACTTTCCAGCACTTAATCAGCGGGTCAATGATGAACGCTTAGCCTACCTTGATAATGCTGCGACAGTTCAGCGTCCGCGTCAGGTAATTCAGGCACTTGTTAACTTTTATGAACAAGACAATGCAAATGTTCATCGAGGGGTTCATACACTAGCAGAACGTGCAACCAAGGATTATGAAGAAGCACGAAAAAAAGTGCAAAAGTTTATTAATGCGCCGAGTGCTAAGGAGATTATCTTTACCAAGGGGTGTACGGATGGGTTGAATCTCGTCGCTGCAACCTATGGCGAACAAAATATTCAACCTGGTGATGAGATTGTTATTTCAATAATGGAACACCATAGTAACCTTATTCCTTGGCAACAATTAGCTAAGAAAAAGGGTGCTACCCTGAAATATATTGAATTAACTCCAGATGGCGAACTTGATCTTGCAGATGCTAGAAAGAAAATTACCGATAAGACAAAGATTGTGGCAGTAGCCCATGCTAGTAATGTATTAGGAACAGTGACGCCCTTGAAAGAATTAGCAACGATTGCGCACCAGCATGGGGCAATTATTGTCGGTGATGGCGCGCAAGCAGTTCCCCATATGCCTGTCGATGTACAAGATCTTGATGTTGACTTTTACGCTTTCTCTGGTCATAAGATGATGAGTCCAATGGGAATAGGGGTTTTGTACGGAAAAGAGAATTTATTACGAGCGATGCCTCCTTACCAATACGGTGGGGAAATGATTAATGATGTTCACCGAGATGAGAGTACATGGGCTGATATTCCGTTTAAATTTGAAGCGGGAACCCAAAATATTGCCGGGGCAGTAGGTCTTGGAGCCTCAATTGATTATTTAAATAGCATTGGAATGGATAGGATTGTGCAAAAGGAACAGGAACTTGTTAACTATGTTTTGCCTAAGTTAATTGCTATTCCAGACGTTGAAGTTTATGGTCCGCAATCACCGGCAAAGCATACTGGGGTAATTGCCTTTAACATCAAAGGCCTTCATCCCCATGATGTTGCTACGGCCCTTGATATGGATGGGGTAGCAGTCCGCGCCGGTCACCATTGTGCGCAGCCACTCATGGAAGACCTGGGAGTAACGGCAACCGCGCGTGCCAGTTTTTATTTTTACAATACTAAAGAAAATGCTGATCAATTAATTAATGCAATCAAAGAAACAAAGGAGTTCTTTAACATTGGGACTATCTAA
- a CDS encoding RsmB/NOP family class I SAM-dependent RNA methyltransferase, which translates to MQLPNEFVTKYKKLMGAEADEFLSALAQSSYSGFRENPLKNGQPVATIEKATEKVPYVPTGYYGQVNGKSLDHVTGWVYSQEPSAMFVGEVVNPQAGERVLDLCAAPGGKTTHLIAKMNNQGLLVANEIFPKRAKILAENLERWGAKNAVVTSESPADLEKQFPQYFDRILVDAPCSGEGMFRKEPAGIEYWSPEYPAECANRQQKILASAMKMLKPGGTLVYSTCTFAPEEDEQNISWLLNSYPDLKLIPIEKASGMDDGRPEWADGNEELKKTVRLFPHHLKGEGHFIAKLVNGEPKTIDKKRKKKNKRKKQSIVKPDKEQVKLFNQFATSVFPDYQPHQLILFGDQLYDLPLEEDKIEGLNVLRPGLHLGTFKKNRFEPALAWALASLPQEANRVIELSQEQWHQYVHGDVINIDADLPNGWYLLVCEEHTAGFGKLVGKTIKNFYPKGLRF; encoded by the coding sequence GTGCAATTACCAAATGAATTTGTCACGAAATACAAAAAACTAATGGGAGCAGAGGCCGATGAGTTTTTATCAGCACTTGCCCAGTCAAGTTATAGTGGTTTTCGCGAGAATCCATTAAAGAACGGACAGCCGGTTGCAACAATTGAAAAAGCCACGGAGAAAGTACCGTATGTGCCGACAGGATATTATGGTCAAGTGAATGGAAAATCATTAGACCATGTTACTGGATGGGTATATAGTCAAGAGCCGTCAGCAATGTTTGTAGGCGAAGTGGTTAATCCCCAAGCTGGAGAACGTGTGCTAGACTTGTGTGCAGCTCCCGGAGGCAAAACAACCCACCTCATCGCTAAAATGAACAACCAGGGACTATTAGTTGCTAATGAAATTTTCCCTAAACGGGCGAAGATTTTGGCGGAAAACTTGGAACGATGGGGCGCAAAAAATGCAGTTGTCACTAGTGAAAGTCCCGCAGATTTAGAAAAACAATTTCCCCAATATTTTGACCGGATTCTTGTTGATGCACCTTGTTCTGGAGAAGGAATGTTTAGAAAAGAGCCGGCCGGAATTGAATATTGGTCACCAGAATACCCTGCTGAGTGTGCTAACCGTCAGCAAAAGATCCTCGCATCCGCAATGAAAATGCTAAAGCCAGGAGGAACATTAGTATATTCAACCTGTACTTTTGCACCAGAAGAGGATGAACAAAATATCTCATGGCTGCTCAATAGCTATCCAGACTTGAAACTTATTCCAATTGAAAAGGCGTCCGGGATGGATGATGGCCGTCCGGAATGGGCTGATGGCAATGAAGAATTGAAAAAGACAGTTCGACTATTCCCACACCATCTCAAGGGGGAAGGACACTTCATTGCTAAGTTAGTAAATGGTGAACCTAAGACAATAGATAAAAAGCGCAAAAAGAAGAATAAGCGGAAAAAGCAATCGATTGTTAAACCGGACAAAGAACAGGTCAAACTCTTTAACCAGTTTGCTACAAGCGTTTTTCCAGACTATCAACCACACCAATTGATTTTATTTGGTGACCAGCTCTATGATTTGCCATTAGAAGAAGACAAGATCGAGGGGCTAAATGTACTCCGACCTGGACTTCACCTCGGCACTTTTAAGAAAAATCGATTTGAACCAGCGTTGGCATGGGCTCTTGCCAGCTTACCACAGGAGGCAAACCGGGTCATTGAACTAAGCCAGGAACAGTGGCACCAATATGTCCATGGGGATGTAATCAATATTGATGCTGACCTTCCGAATGGTTGGTATTTATTAGTATGCGAGGAACATACTGCTGGTTTTGGAAAGTTGGTCGGTAAAACAATCAAAAACTTTTATCCCAAGGGGTTACGTTTTTAA
- a CDS encoding helix-turn-helix domain-containing protein, giving the protein MDIKRFVYQRKRLGYSQVALSKGICTQSTLSKFESNGQVPSLTILAQLCDRLGLTIDDLSKDNTSSIRYMRSLLDQIELALMIEHFPQAVSNLKKIRLEDLKSPQDRMQYYYLKGMIYTLTNNNASTSLFNFTKILDELDEQHRTIFSPLAYLGSGILYARQNSMEHADFFFSKVISFLRSKADEDLAGVDRNYYLRIVTMMYYAAEYHSLNKRLEVSNQVLEATTKICASNHVTYFLPRIKLLEANNAIELGESSKKIRRLLTEAEVFARFNKNNVVEVQVAALLNNFDKTISNK; this is encoded by the coding sequence ATGGATATTAAACGCTTTGTTTATCAACGAAAGAGACTTGGCTATTCACAAGTTGCCTTAAGCAAGGGGATTTGTACCCAGTCGACCTTAAGTAAGTTTGAAAGCAATGGTCAAGTACCATCACTCACGATTCTGGCGCAGCTTTGTGATCGGCTAGGGCTAACGATTGATGATTTAAGTAAGGACAATACATCCTCAATTCGTTATATGAGAAGCCTGCTTGACCAGATTGAATTGGCTTTAATGATTGAACACTTTCCTCAGGCAGTTAGTAACCTTAAGAAGATTCGGCTTGAAGATTTAAAATCTCCACAAGATCGGATGCAATATTATTATTTAAAAGGGATGATTTATACTTTAACTAATAATAACGCGTCGACAAGTCTCTTTAACTTTACTAAGATTTTAGATGAACTGGATGAGCAACATCGGACGATCTTTTCACCATTAGCATATTTAGGATCAGGGATCTTATATGCGCGGCAAAATTCAATGGAACATGCTGATTTCTTTTTCTCAAAGGTTATTTCATTTTTAAGATCAAAGGCTGATGAAGACTTAGCAGGTGTTGATCGGAATTATTATCTACGGATTGTAACAATGATGTACTACGCTGCCGAGTACCATTCATTAAATAAGCGGTTAGAGGTTAGTAACCAAGTTTTGGAGGCTACGACAAAGATCTGTGCTAGCAATCACGTTACTTATTTCTTACCACGTATCAAATTACTAGAAGCAAATAATGCAATTGAGTTAGGAGAAAGCTCGAAAAAAATACGCCGGCTTTTAACTGAAGCAGAGGTATTTGCTCGCTTCAATAAAAACAATGTTGTTGAAGTTCAAGTAGCTGCCCTGTTAAATAACTTTGATAAGACGATTAGTAATAAATGA
- a CDS encoding metal-sulfur cluster assembly factor: protein MADEKDTPFSPIENKVMDALEEVIDPELGIDLVNLGLIYDVKVDDNGECTVTMTLTTMGCPLGDILNRDITKAVTSVEGVTKCNINLVWEPVWDLSRMSRFAKIALGIHG from the coding sequence ATGGCTGACGAAAAAGATACCCCCTTTTCCCCAATTGAAAATAAAGTGATGGATGCGTTGGAAGAAGTTATTGACCCAGAATTGGGAATTGACCTCGTTAACCTTGGCCTTATTTATGATGTTAAGGTTGATGATAATGGTGAATGTACGGTCACAATGACTTTAACGACAATGGGCTGTCCATTAGGCGATATTTTGAACCGCGACATTACCAAGGCAGTTACTTCTGTTGAAGGTGTAACTAAATGTAATATTAATCTTGTGTGGGAACCGGTTTGGGATTTGTCAAGAATGAGCAGGTTTGCTAAAATTGCATTAGGAATTCACGGCTAG
- a CDS encoding Cof-type HAD-IIB family hydrolase — MDQHLIALDLDGTTLNNQSKLTNETIITLRALARDGHIVSIITGRPYRIAKHIYDEIGIKTPMVNFNGALTHIPHEHWDKEYDVELTRELALDLLAHRKELGIKTITVENKHHVWANQASNDLPEFLPNKLRDDQILTATNLTSNPIAMTIKYEPEHQEEIIKAVNEKYGDFVEPRVWGGPYNILELIHRGTHKESGMFYIAKQYQIDRQNIIAFGDEHNDLEMLDAAGRGVAMHNAIPELKSIANDVTPIDNEHNGLAKYLRDYFKVTI, encoded by the coding sequence ATGGATCAACACTTGATTGCGCTTGATCTTGATGGCACAACATTAAATAATCAATCGAAATTAACAAACGAGACAATTATAACTTTACGTGCCCTTGCCCGGGATGGACATATTGTCAGCATTATTACCGGTCGTCCTTACCGAATTGCCAAACATATTTACGATGAAATTGGGATTAAAACCCCGATGGTAAACTTTAATGGGGCCCTAACGCATATACCACATGAACACTGGGATAAAGAATATGATGTTGAATTAACACGAGAGCTAGCCCTTGATCTCCTAGCCCACCGGAAAGAACTAGGAATTAAAACAATTACCGTTGAAAATAAACATCATGTATGGGCTAATCAAGCTAGTAATGATTTACCTGAATTCTTACCGAACAAGTTGCGCGATGATCAAATCCTAACCGCGACTAACTTAACAAGCAATCCAATTGCAATGACAATCAAATATGAACCGGAACACCAAGAAGAGATCATTAAGGCAGTTAATGAAAAATACGGCGATTTCGTTGAACCACGAGTATGGGGTGGCCCTTACAACATCTTAGAACTGATCCATCGTGGCACTCATAAGGAGTCAGGGATGTTTTATATCGCTAAGCAATACCAAATTGACCGACAAAATATTATCGCGTTTGGTGACGAGCATAATGATTTGGAAATGCTTGATGCAGCGGGACGTGGTGTTGCAATGCATAATGCGATTCCCGAACTGAAGAGTATTGCTAACGATGTGACCCCAATTGATAACGAACATAATGGGCTGGCAAAATACTTGCGGGATTATTTTAAGGTTACAATATAA